The proteins below are encoded in one region of Myxocyprinus asiaticus isolate MX2 ecotype Aquarium Trade chromosome 13, UBuf_Myxa_2, whole genome shotgun sequence:
- the il4r.2 gene encoding uncharacterized protein il4r.2 isoform X2: MYFTALCSQIVLMLLCHALCYEEDFSCFNDYEREMKCSLSSKNLINCSEYKLNTTHTVLEELNKYTCIFERSHHNASVCECKFEIPGFVPMEIFCTTLLQGVNVLFTKNFSTLEFIKPKTPAILSVQKTPNGDFKVTWDNKYKDKTRYFAQSLSIELTYGIKGGKDTVSKMVMDSMGFYEIVGRNLQPNTDYILTARVKTNYNNNEIFSDRSTPYEFTTSPSLSEILKIVIPGVCVGLIIIIFIIFICFFRIKRMWWDKITKPEIDPNLGKQKGHMLPPSNMKFSPVVVEIPKLDLQEEKKWLVALSEDTNNEQSFNSVDSTHSVDYGQACSGIQEQNMSILTRTMLALQELPLLPTNTVIPSKSLDIGSQRESNSANRDSGNGSGSSFLRNNSYLESSVPDDSSFLDISFDPSYQSYKREFFNPDPVDCLKTQLNSAIVEDGYQDIGNVNHANGSSDVNEKFIMKNLITSKNPLYPCLTPHDDGITPSSDCYQDFQSLSKNTGEQWSPTTCAEIALGECGALKIPQTVLGTDHTPTSVQQSSWTSSLHISPCIQMDSSYHSV; this comes from the exons ATGTATTTCACAGCTCTATGCAGTCAGATAGTTCTCATGCTTCTTTGCCACGCACTTTGTTACG AGGAGGACTTCAGCTGTTTCAATGACTATGAAAGAGAAATGAAATGCAgtctttcttctaaaaatctcataAATTGCTCTGAATACAAGctcaacacaacacacactgtattAGAaga GCtaaataaatatacatgtatTTTTGAGAGAAGTCATCACAATGCTAGTGTTTGTGAATGCAAGTTTGAAATACCAGGGTTTGTTCCGATGGAGATCTTCTGTACTACACTTCTGCAGGGAGtgaatgttttattcacaaaaaatTTTTCAACTCTGGAGTTCA TCAAACCAAAAACTCCAGCTATCTTATCGGTGCAGAAGACTCCAAATGGAGACTTTAAAGTAACTTGGGACAACAAGTACAAGGATAAAACTAGATATTTTGCACAAAGTTTGAGTATAGAGCTGACTTATGGCATCAAAGGAGGAAAAGACACA GTGTCCAAAATGGTGATGGACAGTATGGGATTCTATGAGATTGTGGGTAGAAATCTCCAGCCAAATACCGACTACATTCTGACAGCAAGAGTGAAAACAAACTATAACAATAATGAGATATTTAGTGACCGAAGCACACCATATGAATTCACTACTT CTCCGTCCCTTAGTGAAATACTCAAAATAGTAATTCCAGGTGTATGTGTTGGTTTGATCATTATAATATTCATTATCTTCATCTGCTTTTTCAG AATCAAGAGGATGTGGTGGGACAAGATCACCAAGCCAGAAATAGATCCAAACCTTGGAAAACAGAAg GGTCACATGTTGCCTCCTTCCAATATGAAGTTCTCCCCAGTCGTTGTTGAGATTCCAAAACTGGACCTCCAGGAAGAAAAGAAATG GTTAGTAGCGTTGTCGGAAgatacaaacaatgaacaaagttTCAATAGTGTTGACTCGACTCATAGTGTGGATTATGGTCAGGCGTGCTCTGGTATCCAGGAACAGAATATGAGCATACTAACACGCACCATGCTTGCCCTGCAAGAGCTGCCATTGTTACCCACTAACACTGTGATACCAAGCAAAAGTCTAGATATTGGTTCCCAAAGAGAAAGCAATAGTGCAAACAGAGATTCGGGGAATGGCTCAGGGTCATCGTTTTTAAGAAACAATTCCTATTTGGAATCATCAGTCCCAGATGATTCTTCATTCTTAGATATCTCTTTTGATCCTTCATATCAGTCTTACAAGAGGGAATTTTTTAATCCGGACCCAGTAGACTGCCTTAAGACCCAGCTTAATTCTGCTATTGTGGAAGATGGATATCAGGACATAGGAAATGTAAATCATGCAAACGGTAGCTCTGATGTTAATGAGAAGTTCATCATGAAAAATCTTATCACCTCTAAAAATCCACTGTATCCTTGTTTGACTCCCCATGATGATGGCATCACCCCAAGTAGTGATTGCTACCAGGATTTCCAAAGCTTATCGAAAAACACAGGAGAACAATGGAGCCCTACCACGTGTGCTGAAATAGCACTTGGGGAGTGTGGAGCACTGAAAATCCCTCAAACCGTTTTGGGTACTGACCATACACCCACATCAGTTCAACAAAGTTCTTGGACCTCTTCTTTGCATATCTCACCCTGCATTCAAATGGACAGTTCCTATCATTCTGTTTAA
- the il4r.2 gene encoding uncharacterized protein il4r.2 isoform X1 codes for MYFTALCSQIVLMLLCHALCYEPAEEDFSCFNDYEREMKCSLSSKNLINCSEYKLNTTHTVLEELNKYTCIFERSHHNASVCECKFEIPGFVPMEIFCTTLLQGVNVLFTKNFSTLEFIKPKTPAILSVQKTPNGDFKVTWDNKYKDKTRYFAQSLSIELTYGIKGGKDTVSKMVMDSMGFYEIVGRNLQPNTDYILTARVKTNYNNNEIFSDRSTPYEFTTSPSLSEILKIVIPGVCVGLIIIIFIIFICFFRIKRMWWDKITKPEIDPNLGKQKGHMLPPSNMKFSPVVVEIPKLDLQEEKKWLVALSEDTNNEQSFNSVDSTHSVDYGQACSGIQEQNMSILTRTMLALQELPLLPTNTVIPSKSLDIGSQRESNSANRDSGNGSGSSFLRNNSYLESSVPDDSSFLDISFDPSYQSYKREFFNPDPVDCLKTQLNSAIVEDGYQDIGNVNHANGSSDVNEKFIMKNLITSKNPLYPCLTPHDDGITPSSDCYQDFQSLSKNTGEQWSPTTCAEIALGECGALKIPQTVLGTDHTPTSVQQSSWTSSLHISPCIQMDSSYHSV; via the exons ATGTATTTCACAGCTCTATGCAGTCAGATAGTTCTCATGCTTCTTTGCCACGCACTTTGTTACG AACCAGCAGAGGAGGACTTCAGCTGTTTCAATGACTATGAAAGAGAAATGAAATGCAgtctttcttctaaaaatctcataAATTGCTCTGAATACAAGctcaacacaacacacactgtattAGAaga GCtaaataaatatacatgtatTTTTGAGAGAAGTCATCACAATGCTAGTGTTTGTGAATGCAAGTTTGAAATACCAGGGTTTGTTCCGATGGAGATCTTCTGTACTACACTTCTGCAGGGAGtgaatgttttattcacaaaaaatTTTTCAACTCTGGAGTTCA TCAAACCAAAAACTCCAGCTATCTTATCGGTGCAGAAGACTCCAAATGGAGACTTTAAAGTAACTTGGGACAACAAGTACAAGGATAAAACTAGATATTTTGCACAAAGTTTGAGTATAGAGCTGACTTATGGCATCAAAGGAGGAAAAGACACA GTGTCCAAAATGGTGATGGACAGTATGGGATTCTATGAGATTGTGGGTAGAAATCTCCAGCCAAATACCGACTACATTCTGACAGCAAGAGTGAAAACAAACTATAACAATAATGAGATATTTAGTGACCGAAGCACACCATATGAATTCACTACTT CTCCGTCCCTTAGTGAAATACTCAAAATAGTAATTCCAGGTGTATGTGTTGGTTTGATCATTATAATATTCATTATCTTCATCTGCTTTTTCAG AATCAAGAGGATGTGGTGGGACAAGATCACCAAGCCAGAAATAGATCCAAACCTTGGAAAACAGAAg GGTCACATGTTGCCTCCTTCCAATATGAAGTTCTCCCCAGTCGTTGTTGAGATTCCAAAACTGGACCTCCAGGAAGAAAAGAAATG GTTAGTAGCGTTGTCGGAAgatacaaacaatgaacaaagttTCAATAGTGTTGACTCGACTCATAGTGTGGATTATGGTCAGGCGTGCTCTGGTATCCAGGAACAGAATATGAGCATACTAACACGCACCATGCTTGCCCTGCAAGAGCTGCCATTGTTACCCACTAACACTGTGATACCAAGCAAAAGTCTAGATATTGGTTCCCAAAGAGAAAGCAATAGTGCAAACAGAGATTCGGGGAATGGCTCAGGGTCATCGTTTTTAAGAAACAATTCCTATTTGGAATCATCAGTCCCAGATGATTCTTCATTCTTAGATATCTCTTTTGATCCTTCATATCAGTCTTACAAGAGGGAATTTTTTAATCCGGACCCAGTAGACTGCCTTAAGACCCAGCTTAATTCTGCTATTGTGGAAGATGGATATCAGGACATAGGAAATGTAAATCATGCAAACGGTAGCTCTGATGTTAATGAGAAGTTCATCATGAAAAATCTTATCACCTCTAAAAATCCACTGTATCCTTGTTTGACTCCCCATGATGATGGCATCACCCCAAGTAGTGATTGCTACCAGGATTTCCAAAGCTTATCGAAAAACACAGGAGAACAATGGAGCCCTACCACGTGTGCTGAAATAGCACTTGGGGAGTGTGGAGCACTGAAAATCCCTCAAACCGTTTTGGGTACTGACCATACACCCACATCAGTTCAACAAAGTTCTTGGACCTCTTCTTTGCATATCTCACCCTGCATTCAAATGGACAGTTCCTATCATTCTGTTTAA